The region GAGAAGGCGCTCAGCTCGCTGCCGATCCAGGTGATGCCCAACCCGGGCGCGAGGGCTGCGCGGACGCCGGCGCCGTCGAACGCTGCGCCGGCCGCCGCGGGTGGTCCGGTCGCGGCGCAGGCGTCCAACGGCGCCCCGAGCGCGACGTTCCGGCTGGAGGGCGAGATCTGGACGGTCACGGGGTCGGAGACCGTGCGCCTGAAGGACCGCAAGGGCCTGCAGTACCTCGCGACGCTGCTGGAGCAGCCCGACGTCGAGGTCCACGCGATCGACCTCGTGTCCGGGCCGGTCGACGCGGCGGCGCGCACCTCGGGCGGCGGTGCCGGGGCCGCGGCCGCGGGCGCGGCGACCGGCGAGCTGACCGTCAGCGACGGCGGCGACGCGGGCGCGCTGCTCGATCCCGAGGCCAAGGCGCAGTACCGCGCGCGGATCGGCGAGCTCCAGGAGGACCTCGACGAGGCCGAGCGCTTCAACGACGTCGAGCGCGCGGCGCGGCTCCGCGAGGAGCTGGACTTCATCGCCGCCGAGCTGTCGCGCGCGGTCGGCCTCGGCGGCCGCGACCGCAAGGCCGGCAGCGCCGCCGAGCGCGCACGGGTCAACGTGACGCGCGCGATCCGCGGGGCGGTCCGGGCGATCGCCGAGCACGACGCGCGGCTCGGCCACCACCTGGAGCGGTCGGTCAAGACCGGCATCTTCTGCACCTACGATCCGGGCCCGCCGGGCCCGGACACGTGGCGCGTGACGGTCGAGCGCTAGCGCGCGCGGCGCCGCTCAGCCGTTGGTCGTCCCGGGCGCGGCCCAGCGGACGCTGCCCGCGGTGATGAGCATGTCGAAGGTCATCTTCATCGCGAGCGTGACCCTCTGCTCGGGCACGATGCCCAGCTCGTCCTGGAGCGGGTGGGAGTCCAGGTGCTGGATCTTCAGCTCGTAGTCGTGGTCGAGCTGGGAGATCTTGATGTTCTTGGTGATCGCGGGCGCGACGACGACCTGCTGGATGTCGGCCCTGCGCCCGTCGGCGGTCGCGCGGATCTGCTTCAGGAAGACCTGGTTGACCGCGCTGTCCCTCAGCGCCTTGCCGAACTCGAGCGCGAAGTGCAGGCCGAGATCGACGCCCGGCCTGTCGAACAACATGGCCTTGAACCACCTGGCGACGGCCCTGATGTCGTCCAGGGCCAGCTCGGTCTCGGACGGGTCGCCGGTCGGCGTGAGGTCCATCAGGCGCCGGCGCTCCGGGTGCTGGTCGGGCGCGAAGTCCATGCCGAACACGTCGAGCGTGAACGGGTCAGTGCTGTGCGCCGGGTCGTCGGGCATCTCCGACCAGCCCATGGTCTTGGGGTAGCCGTAGTCCTCGCGGCCCGACAGCAGCGAGATCGGGTTGTCCAACATCATCGCCGCGCAGAACATCCCGAAGTCCTGGGCGACGAGCCTGTCGCCCTCGTGCTTGACGCGCGCGACCGGGATCCAGAAGCCGACCTGCGGCTCCTTGACCGAGCCCATCGTGTGCCACGGCTCGTACTCCGGGACGATCGAGCCGACGACGCCGAACGTGACGATGACGTTGTCGCCGAGCGGGCGGTAGTCGACCGCGCCGCCGGTCGGCGTGTCGAACACGCGCCGGCAGAGCGCGTCGAGCTTGGCGTGGTCGGCCTGCAGGCCGAAGACGTACAACTCGGTGTCGTTGCACTGCAGCGGGCCGGGCGCGGAGCCGAGGCCGCCGAACTCGACGTAGTCGGGGAGGTCGGTCATGTTGGGGTCCTTGGTCGGTGCGTCGGGGTCAGTCGGATTCGAGCCAGCCCTCGGTGCCCGGGATCACCGCGGGGTGGCCGGAGAGGTGCTGCGCCGCGAGCTTGCCGGACGTGACGGCGGCCTCGACCGAGCCGCCGCAGACACCGTTGCGCGTCCAGTCGCCGGCCAGCGCCAAGTTGGTGGCCTTGGCCTCCGACGGGCGCATGCGGTGCTCGATCGAGCCGGGCGGCGTGAGCACGTAACGCTCGGAGCCGAAGATGTTCGCGCGCCAGTACTGCGAGGCGACGCGGCCGTCGCCGTCGGCGTCCTGGTGGTCGTAGAGCAGCGCCCAGGCGAAGGCGTCGTCGGTGATCGAGCCGGGCCAGAGGATCGAGGAGTGGTCCTTGAGGTGGGTGACGCCGGCGGCGAAGGCGCGGCGGTCGGCCTCCTCCTGGTCGCCGGACTCCTCCTCCTTGGCCATCGTGCCGCAGAAGTAGCCGATCGACGTGACCGGCAGGCCGGCGGCGGCCCAGCCCTCGCGGTCGAGCAGGTGCGACATGTCGCACAACGTGTCCAGCGGCTTGACGTAGGCGCCGGAGATCATGCCCTTGGGGTTGGTCGGGCCGAGCCTCTCGGGCGTGTCGGTCATCCACACCTGCAGCGCCAGGGTGGCGACGGTCTCGGCGTGGTCGAGCATCGCCTGGAACTTCGGGTCGGTCGCGGCGATCTCCTTCGTGATGTCCGGCAGCGACGCGACCGACATGCCCATGACGACGAGGTCGAAGTCCTCGCCGACGCGGAGCGTGATGTCCTCGGCGTCCGGGCCGGACTGGCAGCGCTCGAAGAAGACGTCCCTGTAGGCCTCGGCGCCGCCTTCGAGCTGGTCGAAGAGCGGCTCGGCGGGCCAGGACATGAGGCCGCCGACGTCGGGGATCAGCGGGAGGTACTCGGCGCCGTTCTTGGTCTTCGCCTGGCGGCGGACGGTGATCTCGTCGACCAGCGTGCCGGCCTCGTTGGTCCCGATGTTCGTGACGTCGTGGAAGAACTCGAAGCGGACGCCGCGCGCGCGGAGCGCCTCGTACATGGGCGCGAAGATCGCGTCGCCCATGCCGGCCTGCATCTTCCACATGATCGCGCCCTTGTAGCCGAGGCACATGCGGAGCATCGCCTGCAGGGCCTTGCCGGCGGCGATGCAGGGCTGGGCGCGGTCGCCGTCCTTGTAGCCGAAGCAGAGCTGGTAGAAGGCGCGCAGGATCGGGGACTGGTCGAGCGTCTCCTGGCGGGCGCCGTGGCGCTTCATCCAGGCCATGAACTCCTCGCCGTTGACCTGGGCGAAGCCGCCCTTGGCGCGGTCGTCGAGGTCGTCGGAGAGGATCCCGCGGAAGACGGTGGCGGTGACGTCGAAGGTCATCGCGTAGCGGTCGCCGCCGGTGATCGCCCAGATGACGTCGGTGAGGCCCTTGAGGAACTTGCAGATGAGGGGCTCGTCGGGGGATTCCGGATCGTCGTCGTCGTCCCTCAGGTGCAGCAGGGGCCGCGCGAACCTCATGAAGCCCTCGAAGAGCCTGGTCATCTCGGACTCGCCGTCGTCCTTCTCTTCGCCCATGAGCTTCTCGGCGGCGAGCAGGAAGGCGTCGAAGAACTTGTCGAGGGCCCTGAGGTGGAGCTTGGCGTGGTCCGGGGGCTCGATCAGGCGCAGCGTGTGGATCGCGTCGCGCATGAGGTCGTGGAGGGACGGCGGGTCGCCGGGCAGGCCGGGGAGCGCGTCGTTGGGCGGGAAGTGGAACCTGCGCGGGATCCAGCGGTCGTCCTCGGTGTCGTCGCAGAGGACGACCTCGTTGGTCGGGTGGAACGCGTCCTGCCAGGTGCGCAGCGCGGCGCCCTCGGGGCGGTCGAGCTCCTCGTAGATGCGGCGCATGACGTCGAAGGCGTTCTCGTAGAAGCCGAACCAGACGTGCAGGCCGTGCTCCTCGATCCGGAGCGCGCCGTTGATGTCGCGGCGGCCGGACGCGCCCTTGCCGCCGCAGCGCCAGCCGAGCTGGTAGACGGTCAGGTCGTAGGCCTGGCGCAGCTCGGGGGTGGCCGTGAGCTCGAACGCGGCGGCCAGGGAGCCGGCACCTCCGCCCAGGATCGCGACGCGTTTCCGTTCCCTTGACGTTGCTTCCATGACGGTGGGCGACCGTAACCGACCGCGGGGCTGCGCACAACCTTTGAGCGGTTTCGTTCCCGGATGAGCCGTTCAGTGGGTCGCGTGGTGGCTGAACGGGGGAGGGAACGCCGTTCCGTGTGAGTGAACGCCCTGGTCGTGCAAGGAGCTGATTGACCGTGCTGGAGACCGCCACCATGACCACGAACATCGTCGTCCCCGCCGACGGCTCGCCCGCTGCTGAAGCGGCGGCCTGGTATGCGGGTGCGGTGGCGGAGGCCCGGCGCGGGACCGTGCACGTCGTCGCGGCCTGGGAGCCGCCCGGAGCGCGTGCGCAGGAGCTGGCGCGGACGCTGGGGCGGCGGGCCGAGGTGGACGCGGTGCTGGCGGATGTCCAGGGCGCGCTTTCGGCTGCGGGTCTCACCGTGAACGGCCACGTGCGCCGCTGCGGGCTGGTTGCCGCGCTGTGCGCGGTGGCGAGCGAGCACGACGCGGAGCTGATCGTCGTGCCCGCGGGCTGGACGTCCTTGGCGCGCGAGCTGCGCTGGCGGGCGTCGTGCCGCGTGGACATGCTGGTCGTGGACAGCGGCCGCCACCCCGGCTTCCGTCCCTTCCCGGTGGCCGTCGCCCGATGAAGGCCCACTGAACTTCTGAGCTTGCCCGTCCTCGCGGGCGGTCTCCGTCGAGTCCTCGTCCAGGGGTGACTCGGCGGAGAGCGCCGGCGAGGGCGGCTACCTTCCGCCCCGTTTTCCTCTGAGGTGGGCGGAAACCCGGCTGTGCAGCGCACGGATGCGCTGCACCAGCCGCTTCTTTCGCGGCCTCGGCACACGCGATCACCAACGCCCTGGCCCCGCCGCCGGTCGCGTCCACGGCCACACGCCCGCCGCTGCGGGCGTTTCCGGTACCGATGCGTGGTCGGGTGCGGCGCTGTCGCCGTTTGGCGGTCTCCGCTCTCCTCGGTACACGCGGTCACCAACGCGGCGGTTCTGCGGTCGGTCGCGTCCGCGGCCGCACTCCCGCTGCTGCGGGGCGTTGCCGGACCGATGCGTGGTCGGGCACAACACGCCGACTGTTTGGCGGTCTCCGCAGGCGCCAGGCTGTGCCGCTACTGCGGAGGTTCGCGAAGGGCAGGTGGCCGTGGAGGGCTTTGAAGTGCTGGAGGAGCCGGTGTTCGTACTCCGCCGCGGGCTCGTCCCAGGTGATCGGGTGCCAGGCGATGAGGAGGGTGTCGGCGTCGGAGAGCTGCCAGATGAAGCGGCCGCCGCGGTGGCCGACGGTCTGGCCTGCGCCGAAGCGGGCGTACTGGTTGAGGCGGCGGCGGGCGATGTCGGCTTTGCCGATGTAGACGGTCGTCGCGCCGTCGACCCACTTCGCGGCGAGGACGTCGACGCTGACGGTTGGGTCGCGGCCCTGGAACCAGCCGCCGGTGCTCGTCGTCGTGAAGCGGGGTGGCGCGGAGGTGTCGCGGACCACGACGTAGGTCGCCGGTGTGCGCGGGACGTCGACCAGGGACGCGCCGCGGAGCTCGGGCCAGGTGCGCCAGCCTTCGAAGCCGGCGGCGGTCAGGCCGGCGCGGGTGAACGTGGTCGGCAGCGCGGGCGCGGCCATGGGGGCGAGGCTAGTCGAGCTGGAGGGTGCCGAGGAAGGTGGTTGATTCCTCGGGCGTGAGGCCGCCGTGGTGGCCTAGGAACTTCTGCTCGACGTCTTCGTGGCCGGTGAGCCAGACCTGGTGGCCGGGGGATGGGAGCACGCAGACCGGGGGAAGGCGGGCTGCGAGGCGAGGGCCGATTGACGGGCCGAAGAGGGTGTGGCTGGGCACGGCGGTTGCGTCTTCGCCCAGGCGCGTGTTGAGCGCGTCGAGTTCCTCGATGGGCACGTCGAGGAAGAGGTCGCGGGAGGAGCCGGCGGGTTGGATGCCGGGGAGGTCGAGGTAGGTCACGCGGTCCGGGGATACGTCGATTTGGCCGTGATCCGCGGTGAGCAACAACAAGGTGTTCGGGAAGTGCTCGCGCTCCGGCCCGAAGAAGAGGGTGTAGATGGCGTCGAGGGCCCGGAGCGCGATGTCGTCGAACTCGGGAGATGAGGGGCCGTGGAGGTGGCCGGTTGTGTCGATGAGGTCGTAGTAGATGTAGGTGTAGGACTTCTCTGACGCGGGTGTGAGGGGGAGGGAGGCGAGGTTGGAGTAGGGGACCAACTGCGCTCCGCGCAGCGCGACCGCGTCGAAGCCGGAGGGGGAGAAGCGGTCGGGGGAGAACACGGTCGACGTCGCCCCGTGGCGGATGGCCAGGCGCTGGTAGAAGGTCGGGCCGTCGGGCAGCAGGCCGCGCGCGTAGGGGGCGTCGGGCGGAACCAGCAGCGGGATCGTGATCGCGTCGAGGGCCGGCTCGTAGATGCGCCACTCGTACAACCCGTGGTCCTCGACCGGCAGCCCCGTGTGCATCGTCGTCACGTGCGCGGTCGTCGTCGAGGGGAACTGCGAGCGCAGAGGGGCCAGCGACCCGTCGCGGGCGATGCGGCGCAACAGCGGGTGCTGCGCGTGGCGTTGGACGAAGGTCCAGCCGAACGCGTCGAGGAGGACCACGATGACGTGGTCGTGGGAGTCGAGCTGCCGGGCGATCAGGCCCGGCAGCTCGGAGAAGCGCTCGATCACGCTCCCATTCTCTACTTCGAGAGCGTCGCCATCATGTTGGGTGGGTAGCGGTCGCCGGCCACGTCGGGCAGCGTCGCGGAGATCTCGGCCAGCTCGGCCTCCGACAGCGTCACGTCGGCCGCCGCCACGTTCTCCTCCAACCGCGTCCGGTTCTTGGTCCCCGGGATCGCCACGGTGTCGTCGCCCTGGGCCAGCACCCACGCCAGCGCGAGCTGCGCCGCCGTCACGCCCTTGGCCGCGGCGAGCTGCTCGATCTTCGCCACCACGTCCAGGTTCTTCTGGAAGTTCTCGCCGACGAACCGCGGCGACGAGCGGCGGTAGTCGTCCTCGTCGAAGTCGTCGATCGACCTGTAGGCCCCGGTCAGGAACCCGCGCCCCAGCGGCGAGTACGCCACCAGCGCGATGCCCAGCTCGCGCAGCACGCCCACGACCTCGTCCTCGACGTCGCGCGACCACAGCGAGTACTCGGTCTGGACGGCGGCGATCGGATGCACCGCGGCTGCGCGGCGGATCGTCTCGGGCCCCGCCTCGCTCAACCCCAGCTCGCGCACTTTGCCCTCGGCCACCAGCTCGGCCATCGCCCCGACCGTCTCCTCGATCGGCACGTCCGGGTCGACGCGGTGCTGGTAGTACAGGTCGATCACGTCGACCCCCAACCGCTGCAACGAGCCCTCGACCGACGACTTCACGTAGTCCGGCCGCCCGCACACGCCGCGCTTGGCGGGATCGTCGGGGTCGAGCAGGATCCCGAACTTCGTCGCCAGCACGACGGAATCCCGCCGCCCCGCCAGAGCCCGCCCGACCAGCTCCTCGTTGACGTACGGCCCGTACATGTCGGCCGTGTCCAGCAGCGTCACGCCCAGCTCCAGCGCGCGGTGGATGGTGGCGATCGACTCGGAGTCGTCGCGCCCGCCCGTGTAGAACGCGCTCATCCCCATGCACCCCAACCCGAGGGCGCTCACTTCCAAGGACCCCAACTTGCGCGTGTTCATCCGATCTTCTCCTTGTACAAGTCGATCTTGTAGTCGATGAGCTCCAGGTTCCTCTCCATCTCGGCCAGCGCGGCGCGCACCTGGTCGCGGTGGGCCTCCAGCAGCGCCAGCCGCTCGCGCTCGTTCCCGTCGCCCTCGCGCAGCAGCTCGGCGTACTTCCGGACCTCCCGGATCGGCATGCCGGTCGCGCGCAGCTTCGTCAGGAACGCGATCCGCGACAGGTCGCGGTCGCTGTAGCGCCGCCGCCCGCCGGCCTCGCGGCCGACCGGGTCCAGCAGCCCCGCCCGCTCGTAGTAGCGCAACGTGTGCGCGGTCAGGCCGGAGGCCTCCGCGGCCTCCGAGATCGTCATCGAAACCGCCATGGCCAACACGCTACGACTTCGAGCGCGCTCGAAGTCAAGGGCCGGACATCCGCGGGCGGACGCGCTCCCCCGACCGCGGGACCCCAGAACTGACCACGCACCGGTCGGACTCCCGTCCGCGAACCGCCAACCGGCTCAGCCGCGTCCGACCTCCGGACAGAGCCCCCTCCGCCGCCATGCCGCAACGCTCCCAGGACTCCCTCATCGCCCACGCGCGCACGCTCGCGCGGATCCTCGCCGCGCTCGTCGCGGCGATCGGCGTCTGCACGCTCCTCGGGCGCGCGACCGGGATCGCGCTGATCGGCCACCTCACGCCCGGCTCGCCCTCGATGCTCCCGGGCACCGCGCTCGCGCTCACGCTCTACGGCGCCGCGCTGTTCGTCCACGCGCGCCCCTCGCGCGACCGCACGATCACCCGCGCCGCCCGGACCGCCGCGACGCTCGCCGTGCTGACCACCGTCGTCTGCGCGGTCGTCCCGCTGCCGCACCGCATCACGCCGACCGCACTCGCCGCGCTGCTCGCGCTCGGCCTCGCGCTGGAGCTGGACCGTCGCCGCCGCGCCGACGGCCGCCTCGTCAACGCGATCGCGCTCGCGCCGCTGGTCATCGGCCTGGTCGGCGTCGCCGCCTACGTGTCCGGCATCGGCTCCTTCACCGGGACCGCCGGGAGCCTGCGCGTCGCGCTGGCCACCGCGCTCGCGCTCGTCGCCGCCGGCGGCTCGCTCCTGCTCGCGCGCCCCAGCCGCGGGACCGTGCGCCTGCTGGTCTCCGCCGGTCCCGGCGGGATCCTCGCGCGCCGCCTGCTGCCGATGGCGCTCGCGATCCCGCTCGGCCTCGACGCGCTGCGCTCCGCGGTCTCCGACGCCGGCCTCGTGGAGCACCACGTCGGCGACTGGCTCTACGCGGTCGCGCTGGTGATCACGCTCGGCGCGGTCGTCCTGCGCCTCGCGACGCGCCTGAACGTCGCCGAGGTCGGCCGCCGCGCGGTCGAGGAGCGCCTGCGCAGCAGCGAGGCGATCGCGCGCTCGGTCACCGACACCGCCAACGACGCGATCGTCTCGGCCGACGCCAACGGCTGGATCACGCTCTTCAACCCCGCCGCCGAGCGCCTGTTCGGCTGGGCGGCCGCCGAGGTCATGGGCCGCCCGGTCACGCTGCTGATGCCCGAGCGCTACCGGACCCCGCACCGCGACAGCCTGCGCCGCTCGGCCCACGGCGCGCCGCTGCGCCTGGCCGGCGTGCCGCTGGAGCTGCACGGCATCACCAAGGCCGGCCGCGAGTTCGACCTGGAGATCTCGTTCGCCCGGGTCGACGGCGCCGAGGGCTTCCACGTCACCGCGATCATGCGCGACATCTCACCGCGCAAGATGCTCGAGCGGATCGCACGCGAGGACAGTGAGCGCATCGCCCGCGTCGTCTCGGCCCAGACCGCGATCGCCGGCGGCTCCGGCGAGCTGGTCGCGACGCTCGACCTCGTCGCCGCCCAGGCCGCCGCGATCGTCGGCGGCGACGGCGCGGTCGTCGAGCTGCCCGACGGCGACGACATGGTCTACCGCGCGGGCGCCGGGGCCGGCGCCGCGCACCTCGGCACGCGGATCGCGATCGAGGGCAGCCTCTCCGGCAGCGTGCTGCGCAGCGGCGAGTCCGCGTTCTGCCTGGACTGCAGCGCCGACCCGCGCGTCAACGCGGAGGCCTGCGCGCGCGTCGGCGTCGGCTCGATGGTCTGCGTCGCGCTGCGCCATCAGGACGAGGCGATCGGCGTTCTCAAGGTGTACGCCAAGGACCCGCACAGCTTCGCCGATCGCGACGTCCAGACGCTGGAGCTGCTGGCCGGCCTGGCCGCCGCGACCGTCCATCGCGCGCAGGTCGAGCGCCGCCTCGCCGCGCTGCACGCCGCCGGCGCCGAGCTGGGCTTCGCCCGCTCGCTGCAGGACGGCCTCGTCGGCGCGCTGCGCGGGACCGGCGAGCAGCTCGGCTGGAACGCCGGCGCGATCTGGCTGTCCGGCGCCGCCGACGGGTCGCTGACCTGCGCCGGGACCTGGCACGCGCCGGGCCTGCCGGTCGGCCCGTTCCTGGAGCTCGTCGAGCAGACCGAGGAGTTCGGCACCGGCACGCTGATCGACGCCGTCCGCCGCTCCGGCGCGCGCGCCTGGGTCGAGCACGTCGAGTCCACCGACCCCGACGCCACGCCGGACCCGCGCCGCATCCGCGCCGCCGCCACGTGCGGGCTGCGCACGCTGACCGCGGTCCCGATCGTCGCACGCGGCCAGACGCTCGGCGTGCTCGAGCTCGGCGCGCTGGAGGCCCGCAGCCACGACAGCGCGACGCTGGACCTGATCGACGACGTCGCCGCCGCGGTCGCGCAGTTCGTCCAGCGCCGCGATGCCGAGGAGCGCATCACGACGCAGGCGACGAACCTCGCCGCGGTCGCCGAGCTGAGCGCCACGCTCTCGCACGCCGGCGAGCCCGAGCAGACGCGCCCGCTGCTGGTCGGCGCGATCCGCGACCTCGCGCGTGCCGACTCCGTGATGCTCTTCGAGCCCGACGGGCCGGACCACCTGGCGATCAGCGCCGAGGCCGGCGGCCTGGTCGACGTCGGCCGCCGCGTCGAGCTGCACGAGCACAAGGCGGTCGTCGCCGAGGTCTTCCTGAGCGGTCGCGGGCGCTTCGTCGGCGACTACCTCTCGGAGTCGTCGCACTGGCGCGCGCTGCGCGAGCAGACCGGGCTGCGCTCGGCGCACTACGAGCCGGTCCTGCGCGACGGCGTGGTCGCGGGCGTCCTGGTCATCGCGACCTGCGCGGTGCGCCCGCGCGACCACCGCGGCCTCGACCAGCTGATGCGCCTGCTCGCCGGTGAGGCGGGCACAGCACTCGCGCTCTCCGACCTCGTCGCGTCGCTCGACGCGCTGGCGCGCACCGACCAGCTCACCGGCCTCGCCAACCGCCGCACGTGGGACGACGAGCTGCCGCGCGAGCTGGCCCGCGCGCGTCGCAACGGCGAGCCGCTGTCGGTCGCGATCCTCGACCTCGACCGCTTCAAGTCCTACAACGACACCTACGGCCACCCGGCCGGCGACCGCCTCCTGCGCGGCGCGGCCGCCGCGTGGACCGAGCGCCTGCGCACGACCGACCTGCTCGCCCGCTACGGCGGCGAGGAGTTCGCGGTGCTGCTGCCTGGCTGCGACACGGCGGCCGCCGCGCAGGTCGTCGAGCACCTGCGCGCCGCGGTCCCCGACGACGAGACCTGCTCGATCGGCCTCGCGACGTGGGACGGCGACGAGTCCTGCGACACCCTCGTCGCCCGCGCCGACACGGCGCTCTACCGCGCCAAGGACGGCGGCCGCAACCGCGTCGTCGCGGCCGCCTGAGTCGGCGACCGGACCTCAAGTCCACGTACGCTGACACCGCACCGAGGTGGCCGCGGTCGCCGAGGAGGCGTCGGCCAGCGCGGAGGAGGTCTCGGCCTCGACCGAGCAGACGTCGGCCTCGACGCAGGAGATCGCGGCCTCGGCCGGCGAGCTCGCGCGCACCGCGGGCGACCTCGAGGCGCTCGTCGCGCAGTTCAACCTGCGCTAGAGCGCGGCCGGGCGCGCTCGGGCGCGCAGTCCCTATCGTCGTCGCCGTGCAGCAGACGGCGACGGCGAAGGGGCTCCCCGGGCTGGACCGGGTTCCGCCGATCGCCCTCGTGCTGTCGGGCGTCACCTCGATCCAGTTCGGCGCGGCGATCGCCGCGACGCTGTTCGACGACCTCGGGCCGTCCGGCGTCAGCGCGCTGCGGCTCGGCTTCGCGGCGATCATCTTGATGGCGTTGTTCCGCCCGCGCGTGCGCGGGCGAGCGCCGCGGGACCTGCGCCTGGTCCTGCTGTTCGGGCTCGTGCTCGGCACGATGAACCTGACGTTCTACGAGGCGCTGGACCGGATCCCGCTCGGCGTCGCGGTGACGATCGAGTTCGCGGGGCCGCTGGGCGTCGCGGTGTTCGGCTCGCGCCGGCGCCTGGACCTCATGTGGGCCGCGCTGGCCGCGATCGGGATCGTCCTGCTGGGCAACCCGTTCGGCGCCGGGCTCGACACGGTCGGGCTGATCCTGATCCTCACCGCCGCCGCGTGCTGGGCGGCCTACATCCTGATCGCGCAGCGCGCGACGTCGGTCTTCACGGGCAGCGAGGGCGTGGCGCTGGCCAGCGTCGTCGCGGCGCTCGTCCCGCTCGGCCCGGGGATCGCGCAGGCCGGCACCGACCTGCTGGAGCCGAAGTGGCTGGCGCTCGGCGCGTGCGTCGCGCTGATGTCGTCGG is a window of Conexibacter woesei Iso977N DNA encoding:
- a CDS encoding diguanylate cyclase, which produces MPQRSQDSLIAHARTLARILAALVAAIGVCTLLGRATGIALIGHLTPGSPSMLPGTALALTLYGAALFVHARPSRDRTITRAARTAATLAVLTTVVCAVVPLPHRITPTALAALLALGLALELDRRRRADGRLVNAIALAPLVIGLVGVAAYVSGIGSFTGTAGSLRVALATALALVAAGGSLLLARPSRGTVRLLVSAGPGGILARRLLPMALAIPLGLDALRSAVSDAGLVEHHVGDWLYAVALVITLGAVVLRLATRLNVAEVGRRAVEERLRSSEAIARSVTDTANDAIVSADANGWITLFNPAAERLFGWAAAEVMGRPVTLLMPERYRTPHRDSLRRSAHGAPLRLAGVPLELHGITKAGREFDLEISFARVDGAEGFHVTAIMRDISPRKMLERIAREDSERIARVVSAQTAIAGGSGELVATLDLVAAQAAAIVGGDGAVVELPDGDDMVYRAGAGAGAAHLGTRIAIEGSLSGSVLRSGESAFCLDCSADPRVNAEACARVGVGSMVCVALRHQDEAIGVLKVYAKDPHSFADRDVQTLELLAGLAAATVHRAQVERRLAALHAAGAELGFARSLQDGLVGALRGTGEQLGWNAGAIWLSGAADGSLTCAGTWHAPGLPVGPFLELVEQTEEFGTGTLIDAVRRSGARAWVEHVESTDPDATPDPRRIRAAATCGLRTLTAVPIVARGQTLGVLELGALEARSHDSATLDLIDDVAAAVAQFVQRRDAEERITTQATNLAAVAELSATLSHAGEPEQTRPLLVGAIRDLARADSVMLFEPDGPDHLAISAEAGGLVDVGRRVELHEHKAVVAEVFLSGRGRFVGDYLSESSHWRALREQTGLRSAHYEPVLRDGVVAGVLVIATCAVRPRDHRGLDQLMRLLAGEAGTALALSDLVASLDALARTDQLTGLANRRTWDDELPRELARARRNGEPLSVAILDLDRFKSYNDTYGHPAGDRLLRGAAAAWTERLRTTDLLARYGGEEFAVLLPGCDTAAAAQVVEHLRAAVPDDETCSIGLATWDGDESCDTLVARADTALYRAKDGGRNRVVAAA
- a CDS encoding aldo/keto reductase; amino-acid sequence: MNTRKLGSLEVSALGLGCMGMSAFYTGGRDDSESIATIHRALELGVTLLDTADMYGPYVNEELVGRALAGRRDSVVLATKFGILLDPDDPAKRGVCGRPDYVKSSVEGSLQRLGVDVIDLYYQHRVDPDVPIEETVGAMAELVAEGKVRELGLSEAGPETIRRAAAVHPIAAVQTEYSLWSRDVEDEVVGVLRELGIALVAYSPLGRGFLTGAYRSIDDFDEDDYRRSSPRFVGENFQKNLDVVAKIEQLAAAKGVTAAQLALAWVLAQGDDTVAIPGTKNRTRLEENVAAADVTLSEAELAEISATLPDVAGDRYPPNMMATLSK
- a CDS encoding alkaline phosphatase family protein, with the translated sequence MIERFSELPGLIARQLDSHDHVIVVLLDAFGWTFVQRHAQHPLLRRIARDGSLAPLRSQFPSTTTAHVTTMHTGLPVEDHGLYEWRIYEPALDAITIPLLVPPDAPYARGLLPDGPTFYQRLAIRHGATSTVFSPDRFSPSGFDAVALRGAQLVPYSNLASLPLTPASEKSYTYIYYDLIDTTGHLHGPSSPEFDDIALRALDAIYTLFFGPEREHFPNTLLLLTADHGQIDVSPDRVTYLDLPGIQPAGSSRDLFLDVPIEELDALNTRLGEDATAVPSHTLFGPSIGPRLAARLPPVCVLPSPGHQVWLTGHEDVEQKFLGHHGGLTPEESTTFLGTLQLD
- a CDS encoding universal stress protein; protein product: MTTNIVVPADGSPAAEAAAWYAGAVAEARRGTVHVVAAWEPPGARAQELARTLGRRAEVDAVLADVQGALSAAGLTVNGHVRRCGLVAALCAVASEHDAELIVVPAGWTSLARELRWRASCRVDMLVVDSGRHPGFRPFPVAVAR
- a CDS encoding NAD(P)-binding protein; its protein translation is MEATSRERKRVAILGGGAGSLAAAFELTATPELRQAYDLTVYQLGWRCGGKGASGRRDINGALRIEEHGLHVWFGFYENAFDVMRRIYEELDRPEGAALRTWQDAFHPTNEVVLCDDTEDDRWIPRRFHFPPNDALPGLPGDPPSLHDLMRDAIHTLRLIEPPDHAKLHLRALDKFFDAFLLAAEKLMGEEKDDGESEMTRLFEGFMRFARPLLHLRDDDDDPESPDEPLICKFLKGLTDVIWAITGGDRYAMTFDVTATVFRGILSDDLDDRAKGGFAQVNGEEFMAWMKRHGARQETLDQSPILRAFYQLCFGYKDGDRAQPCIAAGKALQAMLRMCLGYKGAIMWKMQAGMGDAIFAPMYEALRARGVRFEFFHDVTNIGTNEAGTLVDEITVRRQAKTKNGAEYLPLIPDVGGLMSWPAEPLFDQLEGGAEAYRDVFFERCQSGPDAEDITLRVGEDFDLVVMGMSVASLPDITKEIAATDPKFQAMLDHAETVATLALQVWMTDTPERLGPTNPKGMISGAYVKPLDTLCDMSHLLDREGWAAAGLPVTSIGYFCGTMAKEEESGDQEEADRRAFAAGVTHLKDHSSILWPGSITDDAFAWALLYDHQDADGDGRVASQYWRANIFGSERYVLTPPGSIEHRMRPSEAKATNLALAGDWTRNGVCGGSVEAAVTSGKLAAQHLSGHPAVIPGTEGWLESD
- a CDS encoding EamA family transporter, whose protein sequence is MQQTATAKGLPGLDRVPPIALVLSGVTSIQFGAAIAATLFDDLGPSGVSALRLGFAAIILMALFRPRVRGRAPRDLRLVLLFGLVLGTMNLTFYEALDRIPLGVAVTIEFAGPLGVAVFGSRRRLDLMWAALAAIGIVLLGNPFGAGLDTVGLILILTAAACWAAYILIAQRATSVFTGSEGVALASVVAALVPLGPGIAQAGTDLLEPKWLALGACVALMSSAIPYSLETESLRRLPTHVFGVLMSIEPAVAALAGFLILGQSLDAREIVAIGLVVVASVGSSRSATVAAEA
- a CDS encoding MerR family transcriptional regulator — translated: MAVSMTISEAAEASGLTAHTLRYYERAGLLDPVGREAGGRRRYSDRDLSRIAFLTKLRATGMPIREVRKYAELLREGDGNERERLALLEAHRDQVRAALAEMERNLELIDYKIDLYKEKIG